Genomic DNA from Filimonas effusa:
CAGCAATATATAGACATTTATCAACGATTGAAATACTAATACCGTTCTATGTTTAACATCTCTACTTCGGTTCTGGCAGTGATATTAGGTGGTGGCGCAGGCACCAGGCTCTATCCTTTAACCGCCAGCCGCTCGAAACCCGCCGTCCCTATCGCCGGTAAATATCGCCTCGTCGATATCCCAATCAGCAATTGTATTAACTCTAACATCAGACGCATGTTCGTGTTAACACAGTTTAACTCGGCATCCCTTAACAAACACATCAAGAATACCTACAACTTCGGCGCATTCGGCTCCGGATTCGTAGATATCCTTGCCGCCGAACAAACCCCCGATAACCCCGGCTGGTTCCAGGGCACCGCCGACGCCGTAAGGCAGTCGATGCGACATATCTATAACTTCGAGTTCGAATATATCCTCATCCTGAGCGGAGACCAGCTTTACCAGATGGACTTCGCCGAAATGATCGAAGCCCACAGGGAAAAAGGCGCTGAAATTACCATCGCCACCATCCCGGTAGCAGAACGCGAAGCCTCCGACTTCGGTATCCTTAAAGTAGATGACGACCAGTTGATTACGTCTTTTATCGAAAAACCTAAAAAGGAATTATTGCCCGATTGGGCCAGTGATACTGGAGACGAAATGAAAAAAACGGGGAGAAATTACCTCGCTTCTATGGGTATCTACATCTTTAACAGGGATACCCTCTTCGAAATATTGAAAGAAACTTTCCCGGATTACCCCGACTTTGGAAAAGAAATTATGCCGCAATCCATCAACAAATACAAAGTAGTAAGCTACCAGTATGATGGCTATTGGACAGATATCGGAAACATCTACTCCTTCTTTGAAGCCAACATCGCTTTAACAGAAGACATTCCGCCATTTAACCTTTTCGATAATAACAATCGCATTTATACCCGCTCACGTATGCTCCCCCCGGCAAAGATCAGCGGTACCATGGTCGACAATACCATCGTCGCCGAAGGTTCTATCGTATTGGGCAGCAGCCTTAAAAATAGCGTGATCGGCCTGCGTTCCAGGGTAGGAGCGGGCACCACCATAGAAAATGCCTATGTCATGGGCAACGACTTCTATGAAACCCTCGAGATCATGGAACGCAACCGCCAGAAAAACAAACCCGAACTGGGCATCGGCGCACGTTGCTTTATCAAAAATGCACTGATCGATAAAAATGCCCGCATCGGCGACGACGTAAAGGTCATCGGAGGCCCGCATCTCGAAAATACCGATCACCCGCTCTATACCATCAAAGACGGTATCATAGTAGTGAAAAAAGGAGCCGTCCTTAATAACGGCTTCGAAATATCTTAGAATAATGGAAAGAGGCCCCGCCGTTACCGCGGGGCCTCTTTTTTTCCCCTCCCCGCACAGCGAACTGCTACATAAAAACACATAAATTCGGCCATCCGGCATCGGTCACCTGTCATCTATTCCTTTTTTACTTTATCTTCGCCCTTTAATGAAACTATCTACGCAACATCTGCTAGGCATTAAAGATCTTACAAGGGAAGATATCAGCCTCATTCTCTCTACAGCACAACAATTTAAAGACGTTTTACAAAGACCGGTGAAGAAAGTCCCTTCTCTCCGCGACATTACCGTAGTTAACTTGTTCTTCGAAAACTCTACGCGTACACGTATGTCTTTTGAACTGGCAGAGAAAAGACTTTCAGCCGATACTCTCAACTTTACAGCCAGTGCTTCCTCGGTAGCGAAAGGAGAAACTTTACTCGACACAGTGAACAATATCCTTAGCATGAAGGTCGATATGGTGGTGATGCGGCATAGCGCCAGCGGTGCCCCCCACTTCCTCGCTAAACATATTCCCGCCGCTATAGTAAATGCAGGTGACGGCATCAACGAACACCCTACCCAGGCACTGCTCGACGCCTTCTCCATGCAGGAAAGAACAGGAAAACTCGAAGGCCTGAAAGTGGCCATCATCGGCGATGTCATGCATAGCCGCGTAGCCCTCAGCAACATCTACCTGCTCACCAAAATGGGCGCCGAAGTAACCGTAGCCGGACCACCCACACTTATTCCCAAATACATGGCCGATGCTCTCAACGTGCGCGTAGAATATAATGTGAAAAAAGCGCTGCAATGGTGCGACGTCGCAAACGTTCTCCGTATTCAGCTCGAAAGACAAAGCCAGCCTTTGTTCTCTTCCCTGAGAGAATATAACCTCGCCTATGGCATCAACCGCAAAATGCTCGAAAGCCTCGGCAAGGAGATCGTGATCATGCACCCCGGCCCCATCAATAGAGGCGTAGAACTGGATAGCGATGTGGCCGACGGACCATCATCCATCATTCTGAACCAGGTAGAAAACGGCGTGGCTGTAAGAATGGCCGCATTATACCTGCTCGCCAACAGGGAAAATTAGAATGGGCGCTTCAAAGTAAATAGAAACTACTCCGGTAAATACAAACCGGCAGCAAACCAGGCCATTGGCAGCAACTCGCCGGTCAAATGCCTTGAATAGCTTACCCGGAAGCCTGCAAAAGAAACGGCTTCGTTCACAAAAAACAGGCTTCCGGGTAAAACAGTTCTTTCTTACTTTTGAACCCGCCTCCATCTAAAATCGAAAAATAGAATCTATGTCTCGCATTTGCTTGTTCCCCGGTACTTTCGACCCTATTACACTCGGACATGTAGATATCGTAAACCGCTCCGTTAGCCTGTTCGACAAACTCTTTATCGGTATCGGCAAAAACGCCAACAAACAACCGATGTTCAGCGATGAACAACGCTACGAATGGGTGAAAGAGATCTTTGCAGCCGACGCCCGCATCGAAGTCGTCATGTACGAAGGATTGACGGTCGACTGCTGCAGGAATATCGGGGCCAAGTATATTGTACGGGGTATCAGGTACGTGAGCGATTTCGAATACGAAAAAGTGATCGCCGATATGAACAGAAGCCTCGACGATTCTATCGAAACGGTATTCCTGACCTGCCTGCCCGAATACACATCCGTAGCTTCTACGCTCGTAAGAGATGTCATCAGGCATGGCGGCGATGCAAGCCCTTTCCTCCCCGAACCTGTTAAAAAAAGCATCTTTAAAAAATAAACATATGGCAATCTGGTTCAAAGAAGAGCTGTCCCTGGACGATTTTACCGCTCTCGGCAGAAATACTTTGGCCGAAGTGCTCGGTATGAGATTCTCCGAAATAGGACCCGATTACCTCAAACTAACCATGCCGGTGAACGATCGTACACGGCAGCCCTATGGCTTGTTACATGGCGGCGCCTCCGCCGCACTCGCCGAAACCGCAGGCAGCGTCGCCTCCGCTATGGTTATTGATCTCGGGAAGTTCAGTTGCGTAGGACTCGAAATCAACGCCAACCATATCCGCGGCGTTCGCGACGGCATAGTCACCGCCACCTGCCAGCCCCTGCACCTGGGAAAACAAACCCATGTATGGGATATTAAGATCCATGATGAACAACAGAGGCTCGTTTGCATAAGCCGCTTAACAGTGAGTATCCTGCCGCGCCTCTCCTAAATCTGTATACAATGAATTACTCCTCACTCGAAGAATGTCTGCTCGACCTCGAAAAGAACGGACTCCTTATACGCATTAAAGAAGAAGTGGACCCCTGGCTCGAAATGGCGGCAATACACCTGAGAGTATATGAGAAACAGGGGCC
This window encodes:
- a CDS encoding glucose-1-phosphate adenylyltransferase, whose translation is MFNISTSVLAVILGGGAGTRLYPLTASRSKPAVPIAGKYRLVDIPISNCINSNIRRMFVLTQFNSASLNKHIKNTYNFGAFGSGFVDILAAEQTPDNPGWFQGTADAVRQSMRHIYNFEFEYILILSGDQLYQMDFAEMIEAHREKGAEITIATIPVAEREASDFGILKVDDDQLITSFIEKPKKELLPDWASDTGDEMKKTGRNYLASMGIYIFNRDTLFEILKETFPDYPDFGKEIMPQSINKYKVVSYQYDGYWTDIGNIYSFFEANIALTEDIPPFNLFDNNNRIYTRSRMLPPAKISGTMVDNTIVAEGSIVLGSSLKNSVIGLRSRVGAGTTIENAYVMGNDFYETLEIMERNRQKNKPELGIGARCFIKNALIDKNARIGDDVKVIGGPHLENTDHPLYTIKDGIIVVKKGAVLNNGFEIS
- the coaD gene encoding pantetheine-phosphate adenylyltransferase, which codes for MSRICLFPGTFDPITLGHVDIVNRSVSLFDKLFIGIGKNANKQPMFSDEQRYEWVKEIFAADARIEVVMYEGLTVDCCRNIGAKYIVRGIRYVSDFEYEKVIADMNRSLDDSIETVFLTCLPEYTSVASTLVRDVIRHGGDASPFLPEPVKKSIFKK
- a CDS encoding hotdog fold thioesterase, coding for MAIWFKEELSLDDFTALGRNTLAEVLGMRFSEIGPDYLKLTMPVNDRTRQPYGLLHGGASAALAETAGSVASAMVIDLGKFSCVGLEINANHIRGVRDGIVTATCQPLHLGKQTHVWDIKIHDEQQRLVCISRLTVSILPRLS
- a CDS encoding aspartate carbamoyltransferase catalytic subunit encodes the protein MKLSTQHLLGIKDLTREDISLILSTAQQFKDVLQRPVKKVPSLRDITVVNLFFENSTRTRMSFELAEKRLSADTLNFTASASSVAKGETLLDTVNNILSMKVDMVVMRHSASGAPHFLAKHIPAAIVNAGDGINEHPTQALLDAFSMQERTGKLEGLKVAIIGDVMHSRVALSNIYLLTKMGAEVTVAGPPTLIPKYMADALNVRVEYNVKKALQWCDVANVLRIQLERQSQPLFSSLREYNLAYGINRKMLESLGKEIVIMHPGPINRGVELDSDVADGPSSIILNQVENGVAVRMAALYLLANREN